GATGTACGCGCTCGCCGGAGTCAGCCCCCGCCACAACCTCATCGCGCTCAACATCGCCGCCGCACTGCGCGCCGCGGCGCGGGGCGGCCCCTGTCGCGTCTACATCGCTGACGTGAAGCTTCGGACCCCCCGGGACCGCATCTACTATCCCGACGTCATGGTGGTCTGCGTCCCGGGCTACGAGGCGGACACGATCCAGACCGCCCCGTGCGTGGTAGTGGAAGTGACCTCTCGCGGCACGGCGAGGATCGACCGGCAGGAGAAGCTCCTGGCCTACCAGCAGATCCCCGAGCTTATGGCGTACCTGATCGTCGACCAGGACCGCCGGCGCGTCGAGCGGCACTGGCGGGGCGAGGACGGGGTGTGGCGACGCACCGACTGCACGGAGGGGGCAGTCCCGTTCCCCTGCACGGAAATCGAGCTCACGATGGACCAAATCTACGAGGGCGTAGAGTACCGGTCCTAGCGCCCGGTGGTGCTCGCGCTGTCTCGCCTCCCCTGCCGTTCTTGCTCCATCATTGGCGCACCTCACCTCGGCCACGAGTCACAATTCGAGGCGTGCGGCTTCGTCGCCTGCAAAGCGGCGCCTGGCATCATGGATCGCTGGACGGAGTGCACGGCCCCCTTGTGTTCCTGCGCGCGCTCGAATTCTGTCTGGCGCGGGCTGAGGCCAGAAACGCCACAAGGCGCTGCACGACGGAACTCCATGTCGCGCAACGCCTTGCCAGGTAGCGGAGGCGGAGGGACTCGAACCCCCAAGGGCATAAGCCCGCCGCATTTCGAGTGCATCCCTGCACCTCTCGCCAAACGTAGCCATCGGTACAAAAACGCAGAACGACGCCGCTTCCTGGGCGTGGCCGGGACCGGCTCACGGGCGGGTTTCCCGGCCTTTCCCTCTCCGTTACGGCACAGTTACGGCACAGTGGTGCGACCTTTCGCGCGCCGTGGGCTGGGTTGCGTTCAGTCTCTCATGGATGACAGGGCACCGTGAATGCATGAGATCGTGAGACCCATAGGAGGTGAGATCATGGGATCATCCAAGCGACGGGCGGTCTGGCTGAGCGGCACGCTGCTGACTGAGATCGAGGCGGCGGCCGTGCGCGAGACGCTGAGACGTGGCCGGCCCGTGAGTGTGGGCGCGTACACCCGGGGACTACTAGCACGCACGCTGCGCAGCGAGCCAGAGGCGACGGTCCAGCCTGAGCCCGTGGCTCCTCCCGCTGAGCCTGCGGAAGCGCGACCGCTGACGCTCGCGGAGCTACGGGCCCGGCTACGCACCCACCCCGCGTGAGGGTGTGTGTGACCAAACCATCGCGCGTCGGTGTGTGTTTAAGGGTCTACGCGCGTGCGCGCGGGCGGGGGTGGCGGACCTGGAGATTCGTCCACCTCCCGCAACGCACAGCCACGCACACTCCCACGGTCGCGCCCTCCGCTCGCGCCCCGGCGCGCCTCGCCGGCGCCACGACCGACCGACCGACCCCCCCCGGCCGGGCTATGATTCCCGAGGCCCCATCAAGTCGGGTTGTGCGTGAACATTCGGCTTGTGCTACCCAAATGCACGCGGGCGAGTGACTAACGGGCGCTCTACCATGCGTGTCCCTGCTCGCTCCTTTTTGCAGGAGGAAGCCCATCCCCCCCGGCCCTTAACCGTTCTAGGCGGGATCGCTCTTTGGCGGGGTCCTGCGGTGGCTGCTGCACGCCGTACCGATGCCTGCCACGATGCGAGCGCGGGGACGGATGCCGACCCGCCAGCCCCCCAGGTCCCGTCACCACCCCGGTACACGCAAGAGTCAGGGTTCGAGCGAAGGGAAAACCCGTTTTCGGTACCGTGGCGCCCTGGGGGCGGTAGGAAACGCGCCAGGATGCCCCACGAGCGATTCGTCGGGTGGGGGGCTATGCTTTTCAGTTACCCCGCACCCAGCGCCATCTGCTCCTGGGTAATGTCCCTGCGGTCGTGAACGTCGAAGGGGTAGTTGAGGCGGATCGTGTTGATCTCCGTCCCCAAGCTGAAAATCATCCACCGGTAGGCCACCACCGGTGGCTCCTCAATTTCGACGGGGCCGCCCCCGACTCTCTGCTGAATCTCCTCCACCGCGGAGCGCAACTCAGTCAAGGCGTCCTCCAGCTTGTCCACCGAGGCGAGAACGCCTGGCATCTCTTCGAGCGACGCAACGTAGAGGAGCTGCCCGTCCATGATGCTGGGCGTGATGGTCGCCTTCACGTGTGCCGGCAAGCTCATCTATTCCTCCTGGCCTCCAAGATGCGTTGGAGCTGTGTAC
This is a stretch of genomic DNA from Gemmatimonadota bacterium. It encodes these proteins:
- a CDS encoding Uma2 family endonuclease, whose amino-acid sequence is MSRPLIRPGPLTLEEYLGLEEASAVKHEYVAGEMYALAGVSPRHNLIALNIAAALRAAARGGPCRVYIADVKLRTPRDRIYYPDVMVVCVPGYEADTIQTAPCVVVEVTSRGTARIDRQEKLLAYQQIPELMAYLIVDQDRRRVERHWRGEDGVWRRTDCTEGAVPFPCTEIELTMDQIYEGVEYRS